In Camelina sativa cultivar DH55 chromosome 16, Cs, whole genome shotgun sequence, a single window of DNA contains:
- the LOC104751330 gene encoding pentatricopeptide repeat-containing protein At1g74630-like: MSMAMHHCLSLLTSCKSLRALTQIHGFFIKSGVDSDSYLTGKLILQSAISVPEALPYARRLLFCFPEPDAFMFNTLVRGYCESDDPGNSVAVFVEMISKGLVFPDSFSLAFVVKAVANLRSLRTGFQMHCQALKHGLDSHLFVGTTLIGMYGECGCVEFARKVFDEMRQPNLVAWNAVITACFRGNDVSKAREIFDKMLVKNHTSWNVMLAGYTKAGEVESAQRIFSEMPHRDDVSWSTMIVGFAHNGSFSDAFSYFRELQRAEMRPNEVSLTGVLSACSQSGAFEFGKTIHGFVEKSGFSWIVSVNNALIDMYSRCGDVLMAWLVFEGMQDKTSIVSWTSMIAGLAMYGHGEEAIRLFNEMIASGVTPDGVSFVSLLYACSHAGLIKEGEDYFSKMKRVYHIEPAIEHYGCMVDLYGRSGKLQKAYNFISQMPIAPTAIVWRTLLGACSSHGNIEMAEQVKQRLNELDPNNSGDLVLLSNAYAIAGKWKDVACIRKSMIVQRIKKITAWSSVEVGKTMFKFTAGEKKKGIDIEAHEKLKEIILRLRNEAGYAPEVASALYDVEEEEKEDQVSKHSEKLALAFALARLPKGANIRIVKNLRICRDCHAVMKLTSKVYEVEIVVRDRNRFHSFKDGYCSCSDYW, encoded by the coding sequence ATGTCTATGGCAATGCACCATTGTCTATCTCTCCTTACTAGCTGCAAGAGCTTAAGAGCTTTAACTCAAATCCATGGCTTCTTTATTAAATCCGGCGTCGATTCCGATTCTTACTTAACCGGAAAACTTATCTTACAATCTGCGATTTCTGTTCCCGAAGCTTTACCGTACGCTCGAcgtcttttgttctgttttcctGAACCCGATGCGTTCATGTTCAACACTCTCGTCCGAGGCTACTGTGAATCCGATGACCCGGGTAACTCCGTAGCTGTGTTTGTGGAGATGATTAGTAAAGGTTTAGTCTTTCCGGATAGCTTCTCCTTGGCGTTTGTTGTCAAGGCGGTTGCGAATTTAAGGTCTTTGAGAACTGGGTTTCAGATGCATTGTCAAGCTTTGAAGCATGGGCTTGATTCGCATTTGTTCGTTGGTACTACTTTGATCGGTATGTATGGGGAGTGTGGGTGTGTGGAGTTTGCTCGcaaggtgttcgacgaaatgcgtCAACCCAATTTGGTTGCGTGGAACGCTGTGATCACTGCCTGTTTCAGGGGGAATGATGTTTCCAAAGCCAGGGAAATCTTTGATAAGATGCTGGTGAAGAATCACACGTCGTGGAACGTGATGCTTGCTGGGTACACTAAAGCTGGGGAGGTTGAGAGTGCTCAACGGATATTTTCGGAAATGCCTCACAGAGATGATGTCTCTTGGAGCACTATGATTGTTGGGTTTGCTCATAATGGGAGTTTCAGTGATGCTTTCTCGTATTTCAGGGAGTTGCAACGAGCGGAGATGAGACCAAACGAGGTAAGTCTGACTGGAGTTCTTTCTGCATGTTCACAATCCGGGGCATTTGAGTTTGGGAAGACGATACACGGGTTTGTAGAGAAATCAGGGTTTAGTTGGATAGTTTCTGTGAACAATGCGCTTATTGATATGTATTCTAGGTGCGGTGATGTCCTAATGGCTTGGTTAGTCTTTGAAGGTATGCAAGATAAGACAAGTATTGTATCTTGGACATCAATGATAGCTGGCTTAGCTATGTATGGTCACGGGGAAGAAGCTATAAGACTCTTCAATGAAATGATTGCATCTGGTGTTACACCAGACGGGGTATCGTTTGTGTCACTTTTGTATGCTTGCAGCCATGCTGGACTGATCAAAGAAGGTGAAGATTACTTCTCTAAGATGAAGAGGGTTTACCATATAGAACCAGCGATTGAACACTATGGTTGCATGGTTGATTTATATGGCCGATCTGGAAAACTTCAAAAggcttataattttataagccAAATGCCAATTGCGCCAACAGCCATAGTGTGGCGGACTCTTCTCGGGGCGTGCAGTAGTCATGGGAATATTGAAATGGCAGAGCAAGTAAAACAAAGGCTTAATGAGCTTGACCCAAATAACTCGGGGGATCTTGTTCTTTTGTCGAATGCTTATGCTATTGCGGGTAAATGGAAGGATGTTGCTTGTATCAGAAAGTCAATGATTGTCCAGAGAATCAAGAAGATAACTGCTTGGAGCTCTGTTGAAGTTGGCAAAACCATGTTCAAGTTCACTGCAGGGGAGAAAAAGAAGGGAATCGATATAGAGGCTCACGAGAAGCTAAAAGAAATAATCTTGAGGCTTAGAAATGAAGCTGGGTATGCACCAGAAGTAGCAAGTGCTTTATATGATGtcgaagaggaagaaaaggaagatCAAGTGAGTAAACACAGCGAAAAGCTTGCACTTGCATTTGCTCTAGCTAGATTACCCAAAGGAGCAAATATCAGGATAGTGAAAAATCTTAGAATTTGCAGAGATTGTCACGCTGTTATGAAACTAACTTCAAAGGTTTATGAAGTAGAGATTGTGGTCAGAGACAGAAATCGCTTCCATTCATTCAAGGACGGTTATTGCTCATGCAGTGACTACTGGTAA
- the LOC104751328 gene encoding pentatricopeptide repeat-containing protein At1g74600, chloroplastic translates to MICVAMESLKSLKISPFSSSLRLLSSVTNSRNQFSLPSKDCTSFFNPFQFFNDRSNSRLCTLRTTKVLQAHLLRRCLLPFDVFLTKSLLSWYSNSGSMVNAAKLFDTIPQPDVVSCNIMISGYKQHRLFEESLRFFSKMHSFGFEANEISYGSVISASSALQAPLFSELVCCHTIKIGYFLFEVVQSALIDAFSKNLRFEDAFKVFRDTSSANVYCWNAIIAGALRNQNYGAVFDLFHEMCVGFQKPDSYTYSSVLAACASLEKLMFGKAVQGRVIKCGAEDVFVCTAIVDLYAKSGHMSEAREVFSRIPNPSVVTWTVMLSGYTKSNDAISALEIFKEMRQSRVEINSCTVTSVVSACGRPSMFCEASQVHAWVFQSGFSLESSVAAALISMYSKSGDIDLSERVFEDLDDFQRQNIVNVMVTSFSQNKKPSKAIRLFTRMLQEGLRPDEFSVCSLFSVLDCLNIGKQVHSYTLKSGLVLDLTVGSSLFTMYSKCGSLEESYKLFQEIPFKDNACWASMISGFNEYGYLREAVGLFREMLDDGTSPDESTLAAVLTVCSSLPSLPRGKEIHGYTVRAGIDKGVPLGSALVNAYSKCGSLKLARQVYDRLPELDPVSCSSLISGYSQHGLIQDGFLLFRDMVMSGFTMDSFAVSSILKATALSDESSLGAQVHAYITKVGLYTEPSVGSSLLTMYSKFGSIEDCCKAFSQINGPDLIAWTALIASFAQHGKASEALQVYNLMKEKGFKPDKVTFVGVLSACSHGGLVEEGYFHLNSMVKEYGIEPENRHYVCMVDALGRSGRLREAESFINSMPIKPDALVWGTLLAACKLYGDVELGKLAAKMAIKLEPSDAGAYISLSNILAEVGEWDEVEETRNLMKGIGVQKEPGWSSV, encoded by the coding sequence ATGATTTGTGTAGCGATGGAGAGCTTAAAATCCTTAAAGATCTCTCCTTTCTCATCTTCCTTAAGATTATTATCTTCCGTTACCAATTCCCGAAACCAGTTTTCACTTCCCAGCAAAGATTGTACTTCTTTTTTTAACCCTTTTCAATTCTTCAATGATCGATCAAATTCAAGGCTTTGTACCCTCAGAACAACCAAAGTTTTGCAAGCCCATTTGCTTAGACGATGTCTTTTACCTTTTGATGTGTTCCTTACTAAGTCTTTACTCAGTTGGTATTCAAACTCCGGTTCCATGGTCAACGCAGCTAAGTTGTTCGATACAATTCCTCAACcagatgttgtttcttgtaaTATTATGATCTCTGGTTACAAACAGCATCGGTTGTTTGAAGAATCATTGAGATTTTTCTCTAAGATGcattcttttggttttgaggCTAATGAGATTAGTTATGGTTCTGTGATTTCGGCTTCTAGTGCTCTTCAGGCTCCTCTGTTCAGTGAGCTTGTGTGTTGTCATACTATAAAGATTGGTTATTTCTTGTTTGAAGTTGTTCAATCGGCTTTGATAGATGCATTCTCCAAGAATCTCAGGTTTGAGGATGCTTTTAAGGTGTTCCGTGACACTTCATCTGCTAATGTGTATTGTTGGAACGCCATCATAGCTGGGGCACTGAGAAACCAAAACTATGGTGCTGTATTTGATCTTTTCCACGAAATGTGTGTTGGGTTTCAGAAACCTGATAGTTATACATATTCCAGTGTTTTGGCTGCGTGTGCTTCCCTTGAGAAACTTATGtttggaaaagctgttcaaggTCGGGTGATTAAATGTGGAGCAGAAGATGTATTTGTTTGTACTGCAATTGTTGATTTATATGCCAAATCTGGGCATATGTCTGAAGCTAGGGAAGTGTTCTCCCGTATCCCCAACCCTAGTGTTGTCACTTGGACAGTAATGCTCTCTGGTTACACAAAGAGTAATGATGCTATCTCTGCTCTTGAAATATTCAAGGAAATGAGACAGTCACGTGTTGAGATCAACAGCTGCACTGTAACTAGTGTGGTTTCTGCTTGTGGTAGACCTTCTATGTTCTGTGAAGCAAGCCAGGTCCATGCTTGGGTCTTTCAGAGTGGTTTCTCTCTCGAATCCTCAGTGGCAGCCGCCTTGATTAGTATGTACTCAAAGAGTGGAGATATTGATCTCTCCGAGCGGGTGTTTGAGGATTTGGACGATTTTCAGAGGCAAAATATAGTAAACGTAATGGTCACTTCATTTTCGCAAAATAAGAAGCCTAGTAAAGCAATAAGACTGTTTACTAGAATGCTTCAGGAAGGTTTGAGACCCGATGAGTTTAGTGTATGCAGTTTGTTTAGTGTATTAGATTGTTTGAATATAGGTAAGCAGGTTCACAGTTACACCCTTAAAAGTGGGTTAGTCCTTGATCTCACTGTTGGAAGTTCTCTTTTTACAATGTACTCCAAATGTGGTAGTTTGGAAGAATCATACAAATTATTCCAGGAGATACCTTTCAAAGACAATGCTTGCTGGGCTTCCATGATTTCTGGTTTCAATGAGTACGGTTATCTAAGAGAAGCTGTCGGACTATTCCGCGAGATGTTGGATGATGGAACAAGCCCTGATGAGAGCACTCTAGCTGCTGTTCTAACCGTGTGTTCTTCACTTCCTTCTCTGCCAAGAGGTAAAGAGATACATGGGTACACAGTAAGAGCTGGAATCGACAAGGGAGTTCCTCTCGGTTCTGCACTAGTAAACGCGTATTCAAAATGTGGCTCACTAAAGTTGGCTAGACAGGTGTATGATAGGCTCCCAGAACTGGATCCAGTGTCATGTTCATCTTTAATTTCAGGATATTCACAACACGGGTTAATCCAGGATGGCTTTCTCTTATTTCGTGATATGGTCATGTCTGGTTTTACCATGGATTCCTTTGCAGTTTCATCCATTCTTAAAGCCACTGCTCTTTCAGACGAATCATCTCTGGGAGCTCAAGTTCATGCCTACATCACAAAAGTTGGATTGTACACAGAGCCTTCTGTAGGTAGCTCACTACTGACAATGTATTCGAAATTTGGAAGCATTGAGGACTGCTGTAAAGCATTCAGCCAGATCAATGGCCCAGATTTAATAGCATGGACAGCGCTGATTGCAAGTTTTGCTCAACATGGAAAGGCCTCTGAAGCGTTGCAAGTGTACAATCTTATGAAGGAAAAAGGATTCAAGCCTGATAAAGTTACTTTTGTGGGAGTCTTGTCTGCTTGTAGTCACGGTGGTTTAGTCGAAGAAGGCTATTTCCATCTCAACTCGATGGTAAAAGAGTATGGTATCGAACCTGAGAATCGACATTATGTCTGTATGGTCGATGCTCTAGGGAGGTCAGGAAGACTTAGAGAAGCTGAGAGTTTTATCAACAGTATGCCTATAAAACCGGACGCCTTGGTCTGGGGAACATTGCTTGCTGCTTGCAAACTTTACGGGGATGTTGAACTTGGGAAGCTAGCTGCGAAAATGGCTATAAAGTTAGAGCCATCAGACGCTGGAGCGTATATTTCACTCTCGAACATCCTTGCAGAGGTTGGTGAGTGGGACGAAGTGGAAGAAACTCGTAATCTGATGAAAGGAATAGGTGTACAAAAGGAACCAGGTTGGAGTTCTGTCTGA
- the LOC104753839 gene encoding pentatricopeptide repeat-containing protein At1g74630-like, with protein MPHRDDVSWSTMIVGFAHNGSFSDAFSYFRELQRAEMRPNEVSLTGVLSACSQSRAFEFGKTIHGFVEKSGYSWIVSVNNALIDMYSRCGDVLMAWLVFEGMQDKTSIVSWTSMIAGLAMYGHGEEAIRLFNEMIASGVTPDGVSFVSLLYACSHAGLIKEGEDYFSKMKSVYHIEPAIEHYGCMVDLYGRSGKLQKAYNFISQMPIAPTAIVWRTLLGACSSHGNIEMAEQVKQRLNELDPNNSGDLVLLSNAYAIAGKWKDVACIRKSMIVQRIKKITAWSSVEVGKTMFKFTAGEKKKGIDIEAHEKLKEIILRLRNEAGYAPEVASALYDVEEEEKEDQVSKHSEXHRTSHQLYFTTEPTHFLHKHSNRRRQYRSSLSQRSHHYLQTKQEHY; from the coding sequence ATGCCTCACAGAGATGATGTCTCTTGGAGCACTATGATTGTTGGGTTTGCTCATAATGGGAGTTTCAGTGATGCTTTCTCGTATTTCAGGGAGTTGCAACGAGCGGAGATGAGACCAAACGAGGTAAGTCTGACTGGAGTTCTTTCTGCATGTTCACAATCCAGGGCATTTGAGTTTGGGAAGACGATACACGGGTTTGTAGAGAAATCAGGGTATAGTTGGATAGTTTCTGTGAACAATGCGCTTATTGATATGTATTCTAGGTGCGGTGATGTCCTAATGGCTTGGTTAGTCTTTGAAGGTATGCAAGATAAGACAAGTATTGTATCTTGGACATCAATGATAGCTGGCTTAGCTATGTATGGTCACGGGGAAGAAGCTATAAGACTCTTCAATGAAATGATTGCATCTGGTGTTACACCAGACGGGGTATCGTTTGTGTCACTTTTGTATGCTTGCAGCCATGCTGGACTGATCAAAGAAGGTGAAGATTACTTCTCTAAGATGAAGAGCGTTTACCATATAGAACCAGCGATTGAACACTATGGTTGCATGGTTGATTTATATGGCCGATCTGGAAAACTTCAAAAGGCTTACAATTTTATAAGCCAAATGCCAATTGCGCCAACAGCCATAGTGTGGCGGACTCTTCTCGGGGCGTGCAGTAGTCATGGGAATATTGAAATGGCAGAGCAAGTAAAACAAAGGCTTAATGAGCTTGACCCAAATAACTCGGGGGATCTTGTTCTTTTGTCGAATGCTTATGCTATTGCGGGTAAATGGAAGGATGTTGCTTGTATCAGAAAGTCAATGATTGTCCAGAGAATCAAGAAGATAACTGCTTGGAGCTCTGTTGAAGTTGGCAAAACCATGTTCAAGTTCACTGCAGGGGAGAAAAAGAAGGGAATCGATATAGAGGCTCACGAGAAGCTAAAAGAAATAATCTTGAGGCTTAGAAATGAAGCTGGGTATGCACCAGAAGTAGCAAGTGCTTTATATGATGtcgaagaggaagaaaaggaagatCAAGTGAGTAAACACAGCGAANACCATCGAACATCACACCAGCTTTATTTCACTACTGAACCAACCCACTTTCTCCACAAGCATTCAAACCGTCGTCGCCAGTATCGTTCGTCGTTGTCCCAACGAAGCCACCATTATCTCCAGACCAAGCAAGAGCACTACTAA